A window from Kovacikia minuta CCNUW1 encodes these proteins:
- a CDS encoding IS5 family transposase: MIERFYDSDLTDEEWQRIEPLLPLAKSLGKHREVSLRDILNAIFYRADNGIKWRNLPCDFPVWQTVYGYYRLWVRLGIWEQINIALVQQVRISEGRAAQPSLAIIDSQSVKLGQKGGRNTELMATSR, translated from the coding sequence ATGATCGAACGCTTCTACGATAGCGACCTGACGGATGAGGAATGGCAACGGATTGAACCGTTGTTGCCGCTTGCCAAGTCGCTGGGTAAACACCGAGAAGTCAGCTTACGGGACATCTTAAATGCAATTTTCTACCGTGCTGACAATGGGATTAAATGGCGCAATCTACCTTGCGACTTTCCAGTCTGGCAAACGGTCTACGGCTATTACCGCTTATGGGTCAGATTGGGCATTTGGGAACAGATTAATATTGCCCTGGTACAGCAAGTGCGAATCAGTGAAGGACGAGCGGCTCAACCCAGTTTAGCCATCATTGACAGCCAGTCCGTCAAACTGGGGCAAAAAGGGGGGAGGAACACGGAGTTGATGGCAACAAGCAGATAA
- a CDS encoding phosphoribosyltransferase, producing MDVELGRGLQVPAVLTGFYEAKTLELRDGIGDYVKNVKSGPTYYAKNYSEILEILRNPLQNLLSLEARLRGSNSHIARRPRSDVREDGKWTIHRILARQAPGECDPYNITDKYFEFNRADRSEQLLHAIRDAVVVYIDWILSNQSYSWEIFTYVPDKRTTQPANKMGELFNLISTQIWQRAPYLACLNIFEWSDEVSSSTRRQPTAEERRKFVGSNLSLRHDVDVRGKNVIILDDQYTTGATADALIEQLRARGAQNVLFMALFHLVSPVNSSKLCPRCLANGLTKQLQVKIKRNDGSKFYSCVPPQYRGDGCGYTENIG from the coding sequence TTGGATGTTGAACTTGGAAGGGGGCTGCAAGTTCCAGCCGTACTGACTGGATTCTATGAGGCAAAAACTTTAGAACTGAGAGATGGTATTGGTGATTACGTAAAAAATGTCAAAAGTGGTCCCACTTATTATGCTAAAAATTATTCGGAAATCTTAGAAATTCTTAGAAATCCATTGCAAAACTTGTTGTCTTTAGAAGCCAGACTTAGGGGCAGCAACAGCCATATAGCAAGGAGACCTCGTTCTGATGTGCGCGAAGACGGGAAGTGGACAATTCATCGAATTTTGGCTCGTCAAGCTCCAGGTGAGTGTGATCCATACAACATCACAGACAAGTATTTCGAGTTCAACCGAGCAGATAGAAGCGAACAATTGCTTCATGCGATACGAGACGCTGTTGTAGTTTATATCGATTGGATTTTGAGCAACCAATCCTACTCTTGGGAAATATTCACCTATGTTCCAGACAAAAGGACAACACAGCCTGCGAATAAAATGGGGGAGTTGTTCAACCTTATTTCCACTCAAATTTGGCAAAGAGCACCTTATCTAGCTTGTCTCAACATATTTGAATGGAGTGACGAGGTTAGCTCATCTACCCGTAGACAACCTACAGCAGAGGAGCGGCGTAAGTTTGTGGGCAGCAACCTGAGCCTCCGGCATGACGTGGATGTTAGAGGCAAAAATGTCATAATATTAGATGATCAATACACTACTGGAGCTACCGCAGATGCTCTGATTGAGCAGTTACGAGCTAGAGGAGCGCAAAATGTTCTCTTCATGGCGCTATTTCATCTCGTTTCCCCCGTCAACAGCAGTAAACTGTGCCCAAGATGTTTAGCTAATGGACTAACAAAGCAATTACAGGTAAAAATTAAGCGTAATGACGGTTCAAAGTTCTACTCCTGTGTTCCACCTCAATATCGTGGTGACGGATGCGGTTATACGGAGAATATAGGATGA
- a CDS encoding transposase has translation MREPEKEAERTMGKLKTYGSDLTDAEWQRIEPLLPPDKPVGGLREVDLREVLDAIFYRQDNGVKWRNLPADFPAWQTVDGYFRLWVRLGVWEAINVTLVGQVRQLEGRAAEPSLGIIDSQSVRLGEKGGRKLALTATKR, from the coding sequence ATGAGGGAACCAGAGAAGGAGGCAGAACGGACAATGGGAAAACTCAAAACCTACGGCAGTGATTTAACCGATGCGGAATGGCAAAGGATTGAGCCTTTACTGCCTCCGGATAAACCAGTTGGAGGCTTGCGGGAAGTGGATTTACGCGAAGTGTTAGACGCGATTTTTTACCGTCAGGATAATGGGGTGAAATGGCGTAACCTACCCGCAGACTTTCCGGCGTGGCAAACCGTGGATGGATACTTTCGATTGTGGGTTCGTCTAGGGGTGTGGGAGGCAATTAATGTGACGTTAGTGGGGCAGGTGCGGCAGTTGGAAGGGCGAGCGGCAGAACCGAGTTTAGGGATCATCGATAGCCAGTCTGTGCGACTGGGAGAAAAAGGGGGAAGGAAATTGGCATTGACGGCTACAAAAAGGTGA
- a CDS encoding type II toxin-antitoxin system RelE/ParE family toxin yields MSPNLPIFLDSRAEEDLDTAAQWYAEQRTELALEFLDAVDVVFEFIAQFPQAGREVSGGIRRVLTKKFPFCIYYKVDDGQVIVFAVLHFRCSPDAWQQRLE; encoded by the coding sequence GTGAGCCCTAATCTACCGATTTTTCTGGATTCTAGGGCTGAAGAGGATCTAGATACCGCAGCCCAGTGGTACGCTGAACAACGCACAGAACTTGCTCTGGAGTTCTTGGATGCTGTCGATGTTGTGTTTGAGTTCATTGCCCAATTTCCCCAAGCAGGGCGAGAGGTCTCTGGTGGAATTCGCAGAGTATTGACCAAAAAGTTTCCCTTCTGTATCTACTACAAAGTGGATGACGGGCAGGTGATTGTCTTTGCCGTTTTGCATTTTCGCTGTAGTCCTGATGCTTGGCAACAAAGGCTGGAGTAG
- a CDS encoding addiction module protein: protein MSISEPLSPPPGFEQLTKTQQIDYVQRLWDLIVTTPDELPVPEWHLEIIEERSASQSAASFSVWGEVKQRLLNKYREP, encoded by the coding sequence ATGTCCATTTCTGAACCGTTATCTCCCCCTCCAGGGTTTGAGCAGCTCACTAAAACCCAGCAAATTGATTATGTTCAGCGACTCTGGGATTTAATCGTCACCACACCCGATGAACTCCCAGTTCCTGAATGGCATCTAGAAATCATCGAGGAGCGTTCTGCTTCGCAAAGTGCTGCATCGTTCAGTGTATGGGGTGAGGTAAAACAGAGGTTACTGAACAAATATCGTGAGCCCTAA
- a CDS encoding Uma2 family endonuclease, protein MVPAVSYAGTLSFEAFIANYLDQVRYELIDGELIDLEPTGLHEQVAGFINRKFNVAIDQLGIPWFIPMKCLINPLGPNSAFRPDVVILDQTALASEPLWRTEPIITLGRSVKLVVEVVSTNWQNDYARKLEDYETLGIPEYWITDYLGLGGKRYIGSPKQPVVTVYQLIDGIYQGQQFRGSDRIISATFPELHLTAEQVFNSSQ, encoded by the coding sequence ATGGTTCCAGCAGTTTCCTATGCAGGTACTCTGAGCTTTGAGGCGTTTATTGCTAATTACCTGGATCAGGTTCGTTACGAGCTAATTGATGGAGAGCTAATCGACTTGGAGCCGACAGGACTGCACGAACAGGTTGCCGGATTCATAAATCGTAAGTTCAATGTAGCAATTGATCAACTCGGTATACCCTGGTTTATTCCGATGAAATGCCTGATCAACCCGCTAGGTCCGAATTCGGCTTTTAGACCCGATGTTGTGATTCTTGATCAAACAGCTTTGGCAAGTGAACCATTGTGGAGAACTGAGCCAATCATTACTCTGGGTAGATCTGTGAAGCTGGTTGTTGAGGTGGTAAGTACAAATTGGCAGAATGACTATGCTCGTAAACTGGAGGACTACGAAACCTTAGGGATTCCAGAATACTGGATCACTGATTATTTGGGGCTGGGAGGCAAACGTTATATTGGTTCACCCAAGCAACCTGTGGTAACGGTTTATCAGTTAATCGATGGAATTTATCAAGGACAGCAGTTTCGGGGTAGCGATCGGATCATTTCTGCGACTTTTCCTGAGTTGCATCTAACCGCAGAGCAAGTCTTTAATTCCAGTCAATAA
- a CDS encoding IS3 family transposase (programmed frameshift) — protein MPCVSTPAHNGAQASGVPNPEVVEKAQRRIYTAEYKLRILQETDSCSEGQIGAILRREGLYSSHLTTWRRQRQAGQLAALTDNKRGRKPMPANPLNAEVERLRRENERLSQRLQQAELIIDIQKKACAILNITLATKHQRHQRLMSAVEQLAPTMGVAPVCQGLGVSRASYYRKQKPKGEPKPKPKPERALSNEERQQVLDLLHSDRFVDQSPQEVYATLLDEGTYLCSMRTMYRILADHAEVRERRHQLRHPNYQKPELLATGANQLWSWDITKLYGPYKWTYYYLYVILDVFSRYVVGWMVAHRESASLAERLIEQTTQKQQIQPGQLTIHADRGAAMTSKAVALLLSDLGVTKTHSRPHVSNDNPYSEAQFKTLKYQPQFPKQFGSIEDARTFCQTFFQWYNHDHHHSGIGLLTPAILHYGQAPAVTQQRQQVLQAAYLTHPERFVKGLPMPPAIPTEAWINPPVVSTAQGQEQH, from the exons ATGCCTTGTGTCTCCACTCCTGCCCATAACGGCGCTCAAGCATCCGGTGTACCGAATCCCGAAGTGGTAGAAAAAGCACAACGTCGAATTTACACGGCTGAGTACAAGCTACGGATTCTTCAAGAAACCGACAGTTGTAGTGAAGGACAAATTGGTGCGATTTTGCGGCGTGAGGGACTGTACTCGTCGCACTTGACGACCTGGCGACGACAACGACAAGCCGGACAACTGGCAGCTTTAACAGACAACAAGCGGGGGCGCAAACCTATGCCAGCCAATCCTTTGAATGCTGAGGTCGAGCGGTTGCGACGGGAGAATGAACGGCTCAGCCAACGGCTGCAACAAGCCGAGTTGATCATCGATATTCAAAAAAAAGCTTGTGCGATCTTAAACATCACGCTGGCGACGA AACACCAGCGACACCAGCGATTGATGAGTGCCGTTGAACAACTGGCACCGACAATGGGTGTTGCACCGGTTTGTCAGGGATTGGGGGTCAGCCGTGCTAGCTACTATCGCAAGCAAAAGCCTAAGGGTGAACCCAAACCCAAGCCGAAACCTGAGCGTGCGCTCAGCAATGAGGAACGACAACAGGTTTTGGATCTACTGCATAGTGACCGTTTTGTAGACCAATCCCCCCAGGAGGTATACGCCACCCTACTCGACGAAGGCACTTATCTATGTTCGATGCGCACGATGTACCGCATCCTGGCAGACCATGCCGAAGTGAGGGAACGCCGCCATCAATTACGCCACCCCAACTACCAAAAGCCCGAACTGCTGGCAACCGGGGCAAACCAGTTGTGGTCGTGGGACATCACCAAACTCTATGGACCTTACAAATGGACTTACTACTATCTCTATGTCATCTTGGATGTCTTCAGTCGCTATGTTGTGGGCTGGATGGTCGCCCACCGGGAATCTGCTTCCCTGGCAGAACGGCTGATTGAGCAAACTACTCAAAAACAACAGATCCAGCCCGGACAGTTAACGATTCATGCTGACCGAGGAGCCGCGATGACGTCAAAGGCGGTTGCCCTGTTGCTGTCTGACCTCGGTGTGACCAAAACCCATTCTCGTCCCCATGTGTCCAATGACAACCCTTATTCCGAAGCGCAGTTCAAGACCCTCAAGTACCAGCCTCAATTTCCCAAACAGTTTGGCTCAATTGAAGATGCTCGTACCTTTTGTCAAACCTTTTTCCAGTGGTATAACCACGACCATCACCATAGCGGTATCGGCTTGTTAACACCTGCGATCTTGCACTACGGACAAGCCCCGGCCGTGACGCAACAAAGACAGCAGGTGTTGCAAGCTGCATACCTCACCCATCCAGAACGTTTTGTCAAAGGTTTGCCAATGCCTCCTGCCATTCCTACAGAAGCTTGGATTAATCCGCCGGTAGTTTCCACTGCCCAGGGACAAGAGCAACACTAA
- a CDS encoding transposase → MKGRKRHIVVDVLGLVLGCYVTAANTADVKAAPAVLVWVLEMYERIAKVLADKGYRGALATLIEQAFENRQVKLEISQRPDETKGFQLEPKRWIVERTWTWLENARSLTRDYERLPENHEGMIYVVMIRLMLRRLTKNRRTWQSKAV, encoded by the coding sequence ATAAAAGGACGGAAGCGTCATATTGTAGTCGATGTGCTGGGATTAGTTTTAGGGTGTTATGTCACAGCTGCCAATACGGCTGATGTAAAAGCCGCTCCAGCGGTTCTGGTCTGGGTCTTAGAAATGTATGAACGGATTGCTAAAGTCTTGGCAGACAAAGGCTATCGAGGCGCATTGGCAACCTTGATTGAGCAAGCGTTTGAAAATCGTCAAGTGAAGCTAGAAATTAGTCAACGTCCAGACGAGACAAAAGGATTTCAGCTTGAACCGAAACGATGGATTGTTGAGCGGACTTGGACTTGGCTTGAGAATGCTCGCAGTTTGACTCGTGACTATGAACGCTTGCCTGAAAATCATGAAGGGATGATCTATGTCGTCATGATTCGGTTAATGCTCCGACGATTAACCAAGAATCGTCGAACGTGGCAATCAAAAGCTGTTTAA
- a CDS encoding ISKra4 family transposase (programmed frameshift) — MDAEKLQQIQAHARAIAALLYDETAPEQLTTLEGIEAAVRGHVLEQVSPEIGKFFITRASGPSSGRSRQLKSILGSISLTENQAKVLNVKERTQLSPYLEKCCLILSANVSYERSAQDIPILTGMKVSRGTQQRLVHRQCFELPRIETAVEEMSIDGGKVRIRTPKGEICRWQDYKAVNLHGHCCEAFLQDNEQLVQWVNEQPLNTPVTCLGDGHDGIWNLFAGIAEVSQRREILDWFHLVENLYKVGGSLQRLATVESLLWQGNVDGAIEQFTGWQHEQVDNFIAYLTKHRHRIVNYSYYQAEGISIGSGMIESTVKQISARIKLTGAQWKADNVPQVLLHRCAYLNGQLSL, encoded by the exons ATGGATGCTGAGAAACTTCAACAAATTCAAGCTCACGCTCGTGCGATAGCGGCATTGCTCTACGATGAAACTGCCCCAGAGCAATTAACCACCCTTGAAGGCATCGAAGCGGCAGTAAGAGGACATGTCCTGGAGCAGGTCAGTCCAGAAATCGGTA AATTTTTTATCACAAGGGCAAGCGGTCCTAGCAGCGGACGAAGTCGGCAACTCAAAAGCATCCTTGGCAGCATCAGCCTCACCGAAAACCAAGCGAAAGTCTTGAACGTGAAAGAGCGCACTCAGTTAAGTCCTTACTTGGAGAAATGCTGCTTGATTTTGAGTGCGAATGTGTCCTATGAGCGATCTGCTCAAGATATTCCGATTCTAACGGGAATGAAGGTTTCCAGAGGGACACAGCAACGGTTAGTGCATCGGCAGTGCTTCGAGTTGCCACGAATTGAAACCGCAGTGGAGGAAATGAGTATTGATGGCGGCAAGGTGCGGATTCGTACTCCAAAAGGAGAGATTTGTAGATGGCAGGATTACAAAGCTGTGAATCTGCATGGACATTGCTGTGAGGCATTTTTGCAAGACAATGAGCAATTAGTCCAATGGGTCAACGAACAACCGCTGAACACTCCGGTCACTTGTCTCGGTGATGGTCATGATGGGATTTGGAACTTGTTTGCAGGGATTGCTGAAGTCAGCCAACGACGTGAGATTTTAGATTGGTTTCATCTGGTCGAAAATCTGTACAAAGTCGGTGGTTCACTGCAACGATTAGCCACTGTGGAAAGCTTGTTGTGGCAGGGTAACGTAGATGGCGCAATTGAGCAATTCACGGGTTGGCAGCATGAACAGGTTGACAACTTCATCGCCTATCTCACCAAACATCGTCATCGCATTGTCAACTATAGTTACTACCAAGCCGAAGGCATTTCAATTGGGTCGGGCATGATTGAATCGACGGTGAAGCAGATCAGCGCACGTATCAAACTGACCGGGGCACAGTGGAAAGCGGACAATGTGCCGCAAGTGTTGCTGCACCGTTGCGCTTATCTCAATGGGCAACTCTCACTCTAA
- a CDS encoding transposase: MAKILADQGYQGDLEVDIEAVYGVVFEGVKQEGKGFSVQPQRWIVERTWAWLENGRALTRDYERLPENHEGMVYIAMIRLMLRRLENNRRRWKQKTA; encoded by the coding sequence TTGGCAAAGATCTTGGCAGACCAGGGGTATCAAGGGGATTTAGAGGTTGATATTGAAGCGGTGTATGGCGTGGTGTTTGAGGGGGTCAAACAGGAAGGAAAAGGGTTTTCAGTGCAACCGCAGCGATGGATAGTCGAACGCACTTGGGCGTGGTTAGAAAATGGACGTGCATTGACACGAGATTATGAACGGTTGCCAGAAAATCATGAAGGGATGGTCTATATCGCAATGATTCGGTTGATGCTGAGGCGATTAGAAAATAATCGCAGAAGGTGGAAACAAAAAACAGCTTAA
- a CDS encoding DNA-processing protein DprA gives MILVLSQLKGIGAAFIKKNLSSIRQKHRWASPTTEKSIENFLALTNKKYSSLEIQEAVSKAEDILTECESNQIGFMSIVDEDYPRELLEIKDPPPVLFFVGNLSLLKIDAVTVIGTRKPNDNGKIIAERVGKYFASKGWAICNGLADGIDTFSILAQEKFCFAKVIGVVGSGLSSTALRSLPKQSVANIDHILHGEGLVLSEMPPSKKQDTFSVVKSCRIQAGIGKGIILIQSSLDGGSKFTVKAAVDSRRPLGVICPVKSDINREDYAANRRITQILHLSQ, from the coding sequence GTGATTCTTGTTCTTTCCCAACTGAAAGGGATCGGCGCAGCTTTTATTAAGAAAAATCTCAGTTCTATACGGCAGAAACATCGTTGGGCAAGCCCAACCACTGAAAAGAGTATTGAAAACTTTTTAGCTTTGACTAACAAGAAATATTCATCTTTAGAAATTCAAGAGGCTGTTTCAAAAGCCGAAGATATTTTGACTGAATGTGAGTCCAATCAAATTGGATTCATGTCTATTGTTGATGAGGATTATCCTCGAGAACTGCTTGAAATTAAAGATCCTCCCCCTGTACTTTTCTTTGTTGGGAACCTGTCTCTGCTCAAGATAGATGCTGTAACAGTTATTGGAACAAGAAAACCTAATGACAATGGAAAAATAATAGCTGAAAGAGTTGGAAAATATTTTGCTTCAAAAGGGTGGGCAATTTGCAACGGTTTAGCTGATGGTATAGATACATTTTCGATCTTAGCTCAAGAGAAGTTTTGTTTTGCAAAGGTTATTGGGGTAGTGGGTAGTGGGCTATCTAGTACTGCCCTCCGTTCATTGCCCAAGCAATCTGTTGCAAATATTGATCATATCCTTCATGGCGAAGGGCTTGTGCTGTCCGAAATGCCTCCTTCAAAAAAACAGGATACCTTTTCGGTAGTCAAGTCTTGTCGAATTCAAGCAGGGATCGGAAAAGGAATAATTCTTATCCAAAGTTCTCTAGACGGAGGATCGAAATTTACGGTCAAAGCTGCTGTTGATTCCAGAAGACCTCTAGGTGTTATCTGTCCTGTAAAGTCAGATATAAATAGAGAAGATTATGCTGCTAATAGAAGGATAACTCAGATCTTGCACCTTTCCCAGTAA
- a CDS encoding transposase produces the protein MPWSFRVWRGKGYASPAQLGCKLLATVPQSLLKGRVVLVQADTEFGTVEFLNAVRQRSWRLVVGLRSNRTLQDGRRLKDLYRHAKRGLQVVLKDIDYPLTVSWFWLKRADNKRELRFVASTYPYSGAYLVQLGRKRWAIEGFFKTAKHQFGLHCFGQSTQLGVYRWLILSLIAYLLAHWIDQWSLPSVLDWKIASRLAVETLLPSIVWFQLLKQIRRSTDIAAQYGFEITLKSLPDPAYWERCKI, from the coding sequence GTGCCCTGGAGCTTTCGGGTTTGGCGAGGCAAGGGCTATGCTAGTCCGGCTCAGTTGGGGTGCAAGTTGTTGGCAACGGTGCCCCAGTCCCTGCTCAAGGGGCGAGTGGTGCTGGTGCAAGCCGATACCGAGTTTGGCACCGTTGAGTTTCTCAATGCCGTTCGCCAGCGCTCTTGGCGGTTAGTCGTGGGTCTCAGGAGCAATCGCACCCTGCAAGATGGTCGCCGCCTCAAAGACCTTTACCGGCACGCGAAGCGGGGTCTCCAGGTGGTTCTCAAGGACATCGACTATCCCCTCACTGTCTCCTGGTTTTGGCTGAAGCGAGCGGATAACAAACGAGAATTACGATTTGTCGCCTCCACCTATCCGTATTCTGGGGCGTATCTCGTCCAGTTGGGGCGCAAGCGTTGGGCAATTGAAGGCTTTTTCAAAACTGCCAAGCATCAGTTTGGTTTGCATTGCTTTGGTCAAAGCACCCAGTTAGGCGTGTATCGTTGGTTGATTTTGTCGCTGATTGCTTACTTGTTGGCGCATTGGATAGATCAATGGTCACTTCCGTCTGTACTGGACTGGAAGATTGCCAGTCGCTTGGCAGTTGAAACGTTATTGCCCTCGATTGTCTGGTTTCAATTACTTAAACAGATCCGAAGGAGCACAGATATTGCCGCACAATATGGCTTTGAAATTACGCTCAAATCATTGCCTGACCCAGCTTACTGGGAAAGGTGCAAGATCTGA
- a CDS encoding clan AA aspartic protease has product MTDRRATVALTFLLPNGSTVSIEFVIDTGFTGELCLPLEAVSLMGLTFRHDTFANLADNSEVSLPLYEAIVLWDGMERDVLVIATGRRPLLGTALLDEQELVIQFTEGGLVTIDEL; this is encoded by the coding sequence GTGACAGATAGACGCGCAACTGTCGCTCTAACGTTCTTGTTACCCAATGGTTCAACTGTCTCGATCGAGTTTGTCATCGATACAGGGTTCACCGGGGAATTGTGCCTTCCCCTAGAAGCAGTCTCGCTGATGGGTTTAACCTTTAGACACGATACGTTTGCAAATTTGGCAGATAACAGCGAAGTATCACTTCCCCTTTACGAAGCGATCGTCCTTTGGGATGGTATGGAACGGGATGTTCTGGTCATTGCGACAGGAAGGCGACCTCTGCTTGGAACTGCTTTGCTAGATGAACAAGAGTTGGTGATTCAGTTTACAGAGGGTGGATTGGTAACGATTGACGAGTTGTAG
- a CDS encoding transposase — protein MSLFPTILLVVGKVNFTNLSRYSEWSEKTYRRQYTQAFNFIGLNAQLIQEAVPPSATQIGAIDCSFIAKSGKMTYGLDWFYNGSRNRTEKGLEISVIAVIDVEARRGYSLSVQQTPATNPGKQTQAQSKTVSWQTIEQVQQRLQQLPPKPPTPAPLTRIDHYLEHLKHTRQSLPPAVKYCVADGVYSKQKFVAGVVALDLHLISKLRSDANLRYLYTGEQKPRGARRKYDGKVDFKDLSRLTFVEQLEAGLTLYTAVVWHVSLKRQIRIAYLVDTRKAGKTGVALLFSSDVELDAKLMVQYYQARFQIEFIFRDAKQFTGLCDAQTRDPQRLEFHFNASLTTLNLAKYQEQLRPTQPDATVSSVPFSMASYKRFAFNDHLLERFICQLETVCK, from the coding sequence TTGAGCTTGTTTCCCACGATTCTTTTGGTGGTAGGCAAAGTCAACTTCACTAACTTGAGTCGGTATAGTGAATGGTCAGAGAAAACCTATCGCCGTCAGTACACTCAAGCGTTCAACTTCATAGGACTCAATGCTCAGTTGATTCAGGAGGCAGTTCCGCCTAGCGCGACTCAGATTGGCGCAATCGACTGCTCGTTTATCGCCAAAAGTGGCAAAATGACCTACGGCTTGGACTGGTTCTACAACGGCAGTCGCAATCGCACCGAAAAGGGCTTAGAGATCTCGGTGATTGCGGTAATTGATGTCGAAGCTCGCCGAGGGTATAGCTTGTCGGTGCAACAAACCCCGGCAACCAACCCAGGGAAGCAGACTCAAGCACAAAGCAAGACTGTTAGCTGGCAGACGATTGAGCAAGTACAGCAGAGGTTGCAACAGTTGCCCCCGAAACCTCCCACACCTGCCCCCTTGACTCGGATTGACCATTATCTGGAGCATCTCAAGCACACTCGTCAGTCTCTGCCGCCAGCAGTGAAGTATTGTGTTGCCGATGGCGTCTATAGCAAGCAGAAGTTTGTTGCAGGAGTCGTGGCGTTGGACCTACACCTGATTAGCAAATTGCGCAGTGATGCCAATCTGCGCTACCTCTACACGGGTGAGCAGAAACCTCGGGGTGCCAGACGCAAATACGACGGCAAAGTAGACTTCAAAGACCTCAGTCGTCTCACCTTTGTAGAACAACTTGAAGCTGGCTTAACCCTTTACACTGCTGTAGTTTGGCATGTCTCCCTGAAACGGCAAATTCGCATTGCTTACCTGGTCGATACTCGTAAAGCCGGGAAAACGGGTGTGGCCTTGCTGTTTTCCAGTGATGTTGAACTGGATGCCAAATTGATGGTGCAATATTACCAGGCGAGGTTCCAAATTGAATTCATTTTTAGAGACGCAAAACAGTTTACAGGGTTGTGTGATGCTCAAACTCGCGACCCTCAAAGACTCGAGTTCCATTTCAATGCCTCTCTAACGACGTTGAACCTGGCAAAATATCAAGAGCAATTACGTCCAACTCAACCCGATGCAACTGTGTCTTCAGTCCCCTTTTCGATGGCAAGCTACAAGCGCTTTGCCTTCAATGACCATCTGCTGGAGCGATTTATTTGCCAATTAGAGACTGTTTGTAAATAG